The Xanthomonas sp. DAR 80977 nucleotide sequence CGATTCCTCGCCCAGGTGCTGCTGCGCTTCCGGCGACAGTTCCGGCCGGCAGCGCAGGCACGGGCGGTAGCCGGCCGCGGCCGCGGCCGCGGCGCTGGGGTAGTAGCGCACGTTGCTGCGCTTGGGCGCCGGCGCCGGGCACACCGGCCGGCAGTAGATGCCGGTGCTGCGCACGGCGGTGAAGAACACCCCGTCGAAACGCGCGTCGCGCGACTGGCGGGCGCGGTCGTAGAGGGCGTGGTCGTCGGGCGTGGGCTGGGACATGGCGCCAGTCTAGTCCGCGCCGGCGCCGCGGACTCGCCGTTTTCGGACATGGATGCGGCGGCCCCGGCGCGTCAGGCGCAGGCACGGTGCCGGCGGTTTAGGCGCAGTTGGGAAGCGACTGCGTATCGGCACTAGACTAGCGGCGCGCATCGCCGATGCGCCGTCTCTTCGCTGCGGATTTCTCGTTTGCCTCTTCCGTCCAAAATCTGGTGGCTGTCGCTGTGCTGTGCTGGCCTGCTGTCGTGCCAGCAGGGTGCGCCGTCCGCCGGCAGGACCGTGGCCGACGGCCCGCCCGGCGACGGCGAGCACATGGTCTCGGTGGGGACGCCGCCACCGCCGCCCGCGCCGGCGCCTGCCGCCAAGCCCAAACCGGCCAACGACGCCGACACCGACCTGTGGGACGAGGCCGCGCTGGAGAACGGCGAGGCCTTCGTCAGCTGCGACACCGACTACGCGGCCGAGGCCGGCGATGGCGAGGCCCTGGCCGGGCTGGACCGGCCGACGGTCGAGGCGGCGTTGGCGCCGTGCCGCGAGCGCGGCCTGTTGCGGGTGCGCTACGAAGGCAAGATCAACGCCGGCTTCGCCGCGATGGTGCGGCGCCTGGCCGAGGTCGCCAAGCGCGCCGGCATCGGCAAGCGCGTGCTGGACCTGGATTCCAGCGGCGGCCAGGTCGAGGCGGCAATCCGCGCCGGCGATGCGATCGGCGAGTCCGGCTGGACCATATGGGTGCGCGAGGGCTCGGTCTGCCACAGCGCCTGCGTGTTCGTGCTCGCCGCCGGCGACAACCGGCTGATCTCCGGCAAGGTCGGCATCCACCGCATGATGCGGATCAGCTCCACCGCGACCTCGCGCGCCGAACTCAACCGCGAGCTGCAGGAGGTCTACGGCAACGTCAAGGACTACCTGGAGCGCAACGGCGTGGCGGTGGCGGTGGCCGACCTGATGATGACCGTGCCCAACCGCAGCCTGCGCCTGCTCAGCAACGACGAGCTCAAGCAGTACGGGCTGGACGGAACCAACGCGGTGCAGGACGACCTGGAGCGGATCAAACAGCTGCGCAAGTGCGGCGACGACTTCGTGCGGCGCAAGGACGCGTTCCTGATCGCGTTCGACCACGAGTGCAAGGCCAAGGGCGTGGACCTGGAAACGCTGACCGCCTGCGGCCAGGCGCTGAAGCAGCGTTTCGGCTTCCCCGACCAGGCCTGCCCGGCGGAGAGCCCGCTGTCGGAAATCGACGTGGCCACCTTGCCGCTGGCCTCGCCCGGCGCCTGAACGCCGGCCTGCACCGGCCAATCGCGTTCACGCCCCAGGCACCCGGCCGGCGCTAGCGTCCGCGCCATTCACTTCGGGAGCAGGCGCATGGCGGTCGGAACCAAGCTGATGATGCGGCTGTACCTGCCGCCGGCGTTGCTGGTGCTGGGCGGTTTCCTGCTCGCGGAACTGCTGCTGCACTTCGCCAGCGGCGCGCATGCGCAGACCCTGGCGCGGGTCGCCTCGCTGCTGAGCCTGGCCGGCCTGCTGGGCGGCACCGCCTGGGCCTTGTGGGCCAGCTGGCGCGCCTGGCACCGGCAGCGCTACGCGGTGCCGGTGAGCGCGGCCGCGCCGGGCGAGGAGCCGTGAGCGCCGCTGCGCAAGCGCGCGGGGCCGGCGTAGACTGCGGCCCCTGCCGCTGCCGCGCCGCCTGAGCGATGCCCACCCCGATGCCCCTGTCGTTCCGCCTGCTCCCCGCGCTGCTGTGCGCGATCGTCTTCGCCGCGGCGGCGCAGACCGCACCCAGCCAGCCCGCTCCGACGCAGCCCGCCGCCGCCCAACCCACCGCGACCCAGCCCGCGGCGCCCAAGCCCGTTGCCGCCAAGCCTGCCGCGTCCAAGCGTGCGGAGCCTGCCGCGCCGGGGCCGCTGTCCAAGCAGGACGCGCAGATGGCGCAGGCCGGCCTGCGCGCCGCGCAGCTGGTCGACGCCGGACGCAGCGGCGAGCTGTGGGACGGCGCCTCGGCGGTGGCGAAGAAGGCGGTCGCGCGCGAGGCCTTCGTGCGCCAGGTCGAGGCCGGCCGCGCCCGGCTCGGCGCGCTGCTCGGCCGCGGCGTGGCCAGCGTGGCGCGGGTGCAGTACGCCGCCGGCTCGCAGGTGCCGCCCGGGGTCTACGTCAACATCAGTTTCCCCAGCCGTTTCGCCAATGCGCCGCAGCCGGTGCGCGAGCTGGTCTCGCTGCGCCTGGACGAGGACAAGACCTGGCGCCTGGTCGGCTACCACGTCGGCCCGCCGAACTGACGCCTGCGCGTGGCGCCATCCCATCCGTCATTCCCCGAGGTCTTGATGAGTATCGAAATCCGCATGCTGGCCTGGGCGATCCTGCTCGGGATCGTGCAGCTGCTGCTGGCCTCCGCGTTCGTCACCGCGCAGCGCGGCCTGAAATGGAATGCCGGCGCGCGCGACGCGCCGCAGACGCCGCCTGGCGGCGTGGCCGGGCGCCTGGAGCGCGCGCTGCGCAACTTCCTGGAGACCTTCCCGATGTTCGCCGCCGCGGCGCTGGCGGTGGTGGCGATGGGCAAGGGCAGTGCGCATACCGCAATGGCGGCGCAGCTGTATTTCTGGGCGCGGCTGGCCTACGTGCCGTTGTACGCGGCGGGCGTGCCCTATCTGCGCAGCCTGGTGTGGGTGGTGTCGCTGTGGTCGATCCTGCAGCTGGTGTGGGCGCTGGTCTGAGGCTGCGCGCCTGGCGTTGCGCGCCGCATTGCGCTTGCAGCGCTGCGACCGTTTGCCGCAGCGCTGATCCAGATCAATGTCGCGCCGCGCGGCGGGTTTATGCTGGCGGCGTCTGATACGGGAAGCGCAGCAATGCATGTGGATATCGCCATCGTCGGTGCCGGCCCGGCCGGCCTGTGTTTCGCGCGTTCGCTGGCCGGCAGCGGGCTGTCGCTGGCGCTGATCGAACCGCAGCCGCGCGCCGCCCTGGCCGAGGCCGCCTTCGACGGCCGCGAGATCGCGCTGACCCACGCCTCGCGCACGCTGCTGGAGCAACTGGACCTGTGGTCGCGGATCGATCCGGACGCGATCGCGCCGCTGCGCGATGCGCGGGTGATGAACGGCTCCTCGCCGTTCGCGCTGACCTTCGCCGCGAGCCAGGACCGCCGCGGCGACCTCGGCTGGCTGGTGCCCAATCACCTGATCCGCCGCGCGGCGTTCGCCGCGGTGCAGGCGCAACCCGGCCTGACCCTGCTCGACGGCGTGTCGGTGCAGGCGCTGCGCTGCGACGACACGCAGGCGCAGCTGAGCCTGTCCGATGGCCAGTCGTTGACCGCGTGCCTGGTGGTGGCGGCCGACAGCCGCTTCTCGGCGACCCGGCGCATGCTCGGCATCGGTGCGCAGATGCGCGATTTCGGCCGCAGCATGCTGGTGTGCCGGGTCAGCCACGAGCGCCCGCACCATCACACCGCCTGGGAGTGGTTCGGCTACGGCCAGACCCTGGCGTTGCTGCCCTTGCACGGCAACCAGGCCTCGGCGGTGCTGACCCTGGCGCCGGACCGCGCGCAGGCGTTGCTGGACATGGATGAGGCCGCGCTGGGCGCGGAGATCAGCGCCCGTTTCGAGCACCGGCTCGGCGCGATGACGCCGATCGTGCGGCCGCAGGCCTATCCGCTGGTCGCGGTGTACGCGCAGCGTTTCGTCGGCAAGCGCTACGCGCTGATCGGCGACGCGGCGGTGGGCATGCACCCGGTGACCGCGCACGGCTTCAACTTCGGCCTGCAGAGCCAGGCGCGGCTGGCGCGTGCGCTGCATGCGGCCGCTGCGCAGGGCCGCGACATCGCCGCGCCGGCCTTGCTGTCCGGCTACGAGCGCGGCCACCGCCTGGCCACGCGCCCGCTGTACGAGGCGACCAACGCCATCGCCGCGCTGTACACCGACGACCGCCTGCCGGCGCGCGCGCTGCGCAACGCGGCGCTGCGCGTAGCCGACCGGGTGGCGCCGTTCAAGCGCGCGATCGCCGCGCACCTGACCCAGCGCGGTGCGGTGGGCGCGCGCTGAGCGCTGGATGCGTGCGGGATCCAGGGAGTCATATCCCGTTGCTCGGTTGGCTGCGGCGACAGCCGAGCGGTTGGTCCGGCGCCACCGCGACGCTCTCTCGCCTGTTGCACCCTGTAGGAGCGGCTTCAGCCGCGACCGGGCCTTGCCAGGACAGTTTCGGTCGCGGCTGAAGCCGCTCCTACAGAAAAGCGAACGGCAGGCGCCGGATGCGGCAGTGGGGCCATGGCTCCGCTGCGCAAATGCCGGCTGTCCTATCGGCGTGGCGAAGCAGTTGTGGGAGCGACTTCAGTCGCGACGGGCTCTATCGGGAAGGCCCGTCGCGACTGAAGTCGCTCCCACAAAAATTCGCCGCCCGAGAGAGGCGAAAGAACGCGCCTAGTCCTGCGCTGCGCTGGCGGTGCGACGTTCGGCAGCCCCGGCGATGAGCCGGGCGAGGGCGCTTTGCACATCGCCACCGCGCTGCGCCGCTTCGATCGGCGCGATGGCCCAGGCGCAGCCGGCGTGGCGCAGGTGCAGGCGCCAGTCGCCGGCCCAGGCATCCAGCTCGTCCAGCCCCAGGAAGACCGCGACGCCACGGTCGGCATGCCCGCCATGGATGGACTGCGCCAGGCACAGCGGCCGCGCTGCGGCCGGATCGATCAGCACTTCGTACACGTCGTGCAGCGGATCGTCCGCCGACGGCGCGATGTTGCGCATGCCGATGCTGATCAGCATGGCGCGGCTGCCGCGTCGTGCCGCCAGGCAAGCGACGCGCGAGGCGCGCCGCCTGCGCTCATACCTTGCCGATCACCCGGATCTGCACGTCGTCCAGTTCGACCAGCTGGCCCGCGCGGATCTTGCAGGCCTTGCGCACCTCGACTTCGCCGTCCACGCGGACCTGGCCTTCGCTGATCACGGTCTTGGCGGCGCCGCCGCTGTCGCACACGCCGGTCAGTTTCAGCAGGTGCTTGAGTTCGACGTAGTCGCTTTCTAACTGGAGATCGATGGTCTGCATTGGGGGACGCTGTTCGGAAATCGGCGCCCATTGTCGGTCATCCGCGGACGAAACGCTCGGATTTCGCGCCGCGCCATGCCGCGACGGACATCTTCGCGCCGATCGCGGCGCATCGGCGGCCGCGCTCAGTCGTGGCCGAAGCGCTCCACCTCGTCGAGCAGGCGGCTGGCCTTGCGCAGGCTGGCTCCGCCCAGATTGTCGTCGACGATCCGCATCAGCCGCGGTCGCCCGGGATGGCGCGAATAGCGATAGACCGCTGCGCTGAGCGCAAGGCCGGCCACGCCCACGCCGAGTCCGATCCACACCACGCCCGCCGCCCGTGCCAGCAGATCGATGCCGGCGAGCGCGCACAGCACCATCAGCACCGGCACCCACAGCAGCCACCACGACAGCCCGCAGACCACGCCGCTGCCGACGTACCAGCGCCGGGTGTGCGCGATCTGGCGCTGGATCTCCAGCACCGGCGCGTCGTAGTCGATGCGCAGCAGCCGGCCCAGCACGATGCCGGCCATCGCCACGGTCACCACGCCGTAGGCGTGCACCGCCACGCCGGCGGCGACGACGTGCGCCGGCAGCGCGCCGCTCCGGCTCCACAGCAGCCCGGCCAGGGCGATGCAGCCCAGCCCGAACGGCAATTGCAGGAATTGGCCCCACAGCAGCGGCCGCAGGCTGCTGCGCACGCGCTGCAGCGTGTGCTGGAGCAGCGCCTGCAGTTGCAGGCGGTCGTGGCGTTGCAGGCGCAGGTCCAGCGCCTGCCAGGCGTGTTTCAGTTCGTCGGGATGCATGGTCGAAGGTCCTGTGTGGGGGATTCAGAGTTCGTCGCGCAGGCGTTGCTTGAGGCGGCCGATCTTGGTGGAGACGTT carries:
- a CDS encoding DUF4019 domain-containing protein, yielding MPLSFRLLPALLCAIVFAAAAQTAPSQPAPTQPAAAQPTATQPAAPKPVAAKPAASKRAEPAAPGPLSKQDAQMAQAGLRAAQLVDAGRSGELWDGASAVAKKAVAREAFVRQVEAGRARLGALLGRGVASVARVQYAAGSQVPPGVYVNISFPSRFANAPQPVRELVSLRLDEDKTWRLVGYHVGPPN
- a CDS encoding MAPEG family protein, producing MSIEIRMLAWAILLGIVQLLLASAFVTAQRGLKWNAGARDAPQTPPGGVAGRLERALRNFLETFPMFAAAALAVVAMGKGSAHTAMAAQLYFWARLAYVPLYAAGVPYLRSLVWVVSLWSILQLVWALV
- the ubiM gene encoding 5-demethoxyubiquinol-8 5-hydroxylase UbiM, whose protein sequence is MHVDIAIVGAGPAGLCFARSLAGSGLSLALIEPQPRAALAEAAFDGREIALTHASRTLLEQLDLWSRIDPDAIAPLRDARVMNGSSPFALTFAASQDRRGDLGWLVPNHLIRRAAFAAVQAQPGLTLLDGVSVQALRCDDTQAQLSLSDGQSLTACLVVAADSRFSATRRMLGIGAQMRDFGRSMLVCRVSHERPHHHTAWEWFGYGQTLALLPLHGNQASAVLTLAPDRAQALLDMDEAALGAEISARFEHRLGAMTPIVRPQAYPLVAVYAQRFVGKRYALIGDAAVGMHPVTAHGFNFGLQSQARLARALHAAAAQGRDIAAPALLSGYERGHRLATRPLYEATNAIAALYTDDRLPARALRNAALRVADRVAPFKRAIAAHLTQRGAVGAR
- a CDS encoding RNA-binding S4 domain-containing protein; the encoded protein is MQTIDLQLESDYVELKHLLKLTGVCDSGGAAKTVISEGQVRVDGEVEVRKACKIRAGQLVELDDVQIRVIGKV
- a CDS encoding serine/threonine protein kinase, translating into MHPDELKHAWQALDLRLQRHDRLQLQALLQHTLQRVRSSLRPLLWGQFLQLPFGLGCIALAGLLWSRSGALPAHVVAAGVAVHAYGVVTVAMAGIVLGRLLRIDYDAPVLEIQRQIAHTRRWYVGSGVVCGLSWWLLWVPVLMVLCALAGIDLLARAAGVVWIGLGVGVAGLALSAAVYRYSRHPGRPRLMRIVDDNLGGASLRKASRLLDEVERFGHD